A genomic stretch from Natronomonas gomsonensis includes:
- a CDS encoding PAS domain-containing sensor histidine kinase, with the protein MAEDSRGDNHSPGDRAGGVPPNDDPGTSIDSTAYETIFNAVEDAVFIFDVTHDDAEVTFRFRANNQAHESITGMTTEDYRGQTPQDLFDDEQAADVLDEYRTCVERKETIEYEETLEHPSGTIEWQTKLTPITEDGTVTRIVGIARDITDRKERERELERYRDVLGKAQTIANIGAWEADLRREESWTTEQINEIYGLPPDEEIGIGEGIDYFHPDDRPIIEEAFERAVETGEPYDLELRVEGEDGERRWVRAQADPYLEDGEAVRIRGTFQDITERKERERELERSRRRLQALFEQAPDAIFIHNERGEILDVNTQAVESLGYDYEKLCSMEVTDIEVTHREELDETWQGMDTGEMVKKEGMQRRKDESTFPVDVWVTKLELPEGIRYLALARDTSERKQYEQQLKEQRDNLQLLNEVVRHDIRNDLTVVKGYAELLADHVDEDAETELTTVQQKAEEAIELTKTARDLANVMLQSEAEKQQMSLSHALENQVEETRTGDSVSIVTIDGSIPDVSVRADNMLDAVFRNLLQNAIQHNDKDVPRVAVTAEETDTSVRVRIADNGPGVPDSRKDEIFARGEKGLESAGSGLGLYLVKTLVDRYGGDVWVEDAEPEGAVFVVELPIAD; encoded by the coding sequence TCTCGAGGGGATAACCACAGCCCGGGGGACAGGGCAGGTGGAGTACCACCCAATGACGACCCCGGGACGAGCATCGATTCGACTGCGTACGAAACCATCTTCAACGCAGTCGAAGATGCCGTCTTCATTTTCGACGTTACCCACGACGATGCCGAGGTGACCTTCAGGTTCCGAGCGAACAACCAGGCCCACGAATCGATTACCGGGATGACGACCGAGGACTACCGCGGCCAAACGCCACAGGACCTTTTCGACGACGAACAGGCTGCGGACGTTCTCGACGAGTATCGCACCTGTGTCGAGCGGAAAGAGACGATAGAATACGAGGAGACACTGGAACATCCCTCCGGAACCATCGAGTGGCAAACGAAACTGACACCCATCACCGAGGACGGGACAGTCACTCGAATCGTCGGTATCGCCCGCGATATCACGGACCGAAAGGAACGGGAGCGTGAACTCGAACGGTATCGAGACGTCCTCGGCAAGGCACAAACCATCGCAAACATCGGTGCGTGGGAGGCCGACCTGCGTCGGGAGGAATCCTGGACGACCGAGCAGATAAACGAAATCTACGGGTTACCCCCCGACGAGGAAATCGGCATCGGCGAGGGTATCGACTACTTCCACCCTGACGACCGTCCAATCATCGAAGAGGCGTTCGAGCGGGCTGTTGAAACGGGAGAGCCGTACGACCTCGAACTTCGTGTCGAGGGTGAGGACGGAGAACGGCGATGGGTTCGCGCTCAGGCCGACCCCTATCTCGAGGATGGCGAGGCGGTTCGCATTCGAGGGACGTTCCAGGACATCACCGAACGAAAAGAGCGAGAGCGGGAACTGGAACGAAGCCGGAGGCGGTTGCAGGCCCTCTTCGAACAAGCCCCGGACGCGATTTTCATTCACAACGAGAGAGGAGAGATTCTGGACGTGAATACACAGGCCGTAGAGTCACTGGGATACGATTATGAGAAGTTGTGTTCGATGGAGGTCACCGATATCGAAGTTACCCACAGGGAGGAACTGGACGAAACCTGGCAGGGGATGGATACGGGCGAAATGGTGAAAAAAGAGGGAATGCAGCGGCGAAAGGACGAATCGACGTTCCCGGTGGACGTGTGGGTAACGAAGTTAGAACTCCCCGAGGGAATCCGGTATCTTGCACTTGCCAGGGACACGAGTGAGCGAAAGCAATACGAACAGCAACTCAAAGAGCAGCGGGATAACCTGCAACTGCTGAACGAGGTCGTCCGGCACGACATTCGGAACGACCTCACCGTCGTCAAGGGGTACGCGGAGTTGCTCGCCGATCACGTCGACGAGGATGCTGAAACGGAGCTTACGACCGTTCAACAGAAGGCCGAAGAAGCAATCGAGTTGACGAAAACGGCCCGGGATTTGGCGAACGTGATGCTCCAATCCGAAGCCGAAAAACAGCAGATGTCCCTCAGTCACGCGCTCGAAAATCAGGTCGAAGAGACCCGAACTGGCGATTCTGTGTCGATTGTAACTATCGATGGGTCGATTCCGGACGTTTCCGTTAGAGCGGACAACATGCTCGACGCGGTTTTTCGAAATCTGCTACAGAACGCGATTCAGCACAACGATAAAGACGTTCCGAGGGTGGCCGTGACCGCCGAAGAGACCGATACGTCGGTACGGGTTCGGATTGCGGACAACGGGCCGGGAGTCCCCGATTCACGGAAAGACGAAATCTTCGCCCGGGGCGAGAAGGGGCTCGAAAGCGCCGGGAGCGGCCTCGGCCTGTATCTCGTCAAGACGCTCGTCGACCGATACGGTGGCGACGTGTGGGTCGAAGACGCCGAACCCGAAGGCGCCGTGTTCGTCGTTGAGTTGCCGATTGCTGACTGA